The following coding sequences lie in one Clarias gariepinus isolate MV-2021 ecotype Netherlands chromosome 27, CGAR_prim_01v2, whole genome shotgun sequence genomic window:
- the gorab gene encoding RAB6-interacting golgin gives MASWAGFSEEELRRIQQKGGPIEGVAASFGRGRRSAPTNRSRQQLQREKALQMAAQQKAALGESSVSPEEQLQPAPAPAPSPCQTYPDKIPKQELLQAEPVPVTLESEDPAAAVKELDRQEVELREKTRLQQLQWEQRMMEEKNKRAKALLAKTIAEKSKQTQAEAIKLKKIQKELQAVDDSVSSDIGVLRSLIEQASLEYSIAWKRLEKAEAEYVGAKLDLHKKTEIKEQLTEHLCAIIQQNELRKARKLEELMLQLELGTDQESLEAQGEEGAEIQSPVPAATVNETRIQTDCTDINVERVTVEKMSEGQERELFTATASGEV, from the exons ATGGCTTCGTGGGCTGGGTTTTCGGAGGAGGAATTGCGGAGGATCCAGCAGAAAGGCGGGCCGA TTGAGGGTGTAGCTGCTTCATTTGGCCGTGGCCGGAGATCTGCTCCTACTAACCGGAGCAGACAGCAGCTGCAGCGGGAGAAAGCTCTACAAATGGCTGCTCAACAGAAAGCAGCTCTCGGTGAATCATCAGTGTCTCCTGAAGAGCAGCTTCAACCTGCTCCAGCTCCCGCTCCCTCTCCATGCCAAACTTATCCAGACAAAATACCAAAGCAAGAGCTACTACAGGCAGAACCAGTACCTGTTACATTGGAGTCAGAAGATCCAGCGGCAGCAGTGAAGGAACTGGACAGACAGGAAGTGGAATT ACGAGAGAAGACCCGCCTGCAGCAGCTTCAGTGGGAGCAGCGAATGATGGAAGAGAAGAATAAAAGAGCCAAAGCCCTCCTGGCTAAGACCATCGCTGAAAA ATCTAAGCAGACTCAAGCTGAAGCAATAAAACTGAAGAAAATTCAAAAGGAGCTCCAGGCTGTGGATGATTCTGTGTCCAGTGATATTGGTGTCCTCAGGAGTCTGATCGAGCAGGCCAGTCTGGAGTACTCCATAGCATG GAAGCGCTTGGAAAAGGCTGAGGCAGAGTATGTGGGAGCCAAGCTTGACCTGCACAAGAAGACTGAGATTAAAGAGCAGCTAACTGAACACCTCTGCGCCATCATCCAGCAGAACGAGCTGCGCAAGGCACGCAAGCTGGAGGAGCTTATGCTGCAGCTTGAGTTGGGAACGGATCAGGAATCCCTGGAAGCACAGGGAGAAGAGGGTGCGGAAATACAAAGCCCCGTCCCAGCTGCTACAGTGAACGAAACACGGATTCAAACAGACTGCACAGATATTAATGTGGAGAGAGTGACTGTAGAAAAGATGAGCGAGGGTCAGGAAAGAGAACTGTTCACAGCTACTGCAAGTGGCGAGGTCTAG